In the genome of Falsirhodobacter halotolerans, the window TTTCCGGTGCGGGACGTGCTGGCCGCGCTGCGGATCGATGCGGCGATGGGCGATTGCGATCCGGAAGTGGCGCGGGTGGATCGCCGGCGGAAGTTCTTCCGCATGGCGGCAGCGGTGCCCCAGTTCGCAGCGCCGGTCATCCGCCACGTTGTGCTGCACGACCTGTCCCTTCGGAGCATGCCGCATGTTCATGATGCCCGTGCTGAAGCGCGCCATCTAGACCGACTGCAGCGCGGGCTGGAGGCCCTTCACGGGGTGTGGGGCAGAAAATTGTTGACCGCCCCAAAATAATCGGGCAGATCGGCATAGTCGGAGACGTGCGCGGGTTGGAAACAACGCCGCGCTTTTTCGTATCCGAATGGCCTGCTGCGGTTCTGCCCGTGGCCTAATCCCCCTCCCGCCTCCGTCTGCCGCTCATGTCCCTTGGGGCAGGCGATGATGGCGGGTCGCCCGCCCCGAAAGGTGGCACCGCCGCACGGCCCGGCGTGGCAGGGGTCCAGATAGGAGGATGCGATGGCACCAAGATTGAAAGCGATGCCGTCGCTGCTGCCCGCCGCCCCGTCCGCGTTGCCCTCGATCAGTTCGGATTGGTCGAAGAAGCGTGACCAAGCGGTGTCGTGGCGCAAGTGGTATCACACGGCGCGGTGGCAGAAGCTGCGGAAGGGTGTGCTGGTGCGGGATCTGTTCACCTGCCAGCGATGCGGGCGGATCGAGGGAAACACCTCGCTGCTGGTCGCGGACCACAAGGAGCCGCACCGGGGCGATGAGACGCTGTTCTGGGATGCGGGCAATCTGCAATGCCTTTGCCAGTCCTGCCACAGCAGCGACAAGCAGCAGGAAGAGCGGCGCTTATAGCGGCGGTCCTGTCGTGATGATCTCGACCTGGTCATCGCTGGCGGCCGTCACCACCACCACGCGTATCCGCAATGTCTCCGCGGTGAGGATCGGATCGCCGCGCTCTGATAGCAATGAGAATGGATCTCTTGTTTGAAAGTAGCCCCGGCCCGACCAATCGCTGCCTTGCTGGCTAAACCGGACATCGACCCAACCTTCATATACAGCCCCACTTTCGCACTCGATCGTGGCATCTGATCTTACTGGTCTCAATTTCGTCCCTCCCTAAAGCCGCCAGTTTGCCCGACGCCTTGAGGCAATCAAGGATTCTCTCAGACAATGATTGATGGTGAAGGGATGAAGCTGGATACCGCTTGCCTTGTAGAAGGAAGGCGTGCCGAGGGGCTGGCGGATAAGCAGTTCAATATTCCGCGGCCGGCCTGTTCTATAGAACCTCGCTGATAGGCATAAATGAGAAGAAGCCTACTGCGCTCATATCGGTGATTAGAACCATAAGGCGGTCGTCACCGCACTGTATGATTGGATCCCCGAAGATATGCATGGCCGCCGGTGGTTGATCGCAAACGAACGACCCACCCATGCCGCTGGTGTTGAAGCGCATTATCACTTCACCCGTGTATCGTGTGCCATCGGGAAAGGTCAGGGTCGCCTCACCGTTCAACGCTTTCATCCACTCACCCATCGCTACGTTTGGCCCGAGTTCGAATCGGCAGGGTTCGGGTGAGCCTCCATATCCCTTTCCTCATGGATGCGCAGCACCAACGGTGCGGCTGGGGGGGGTGGGTCAAAAGTCAAAAGGGGCCCAGACGCTAGACCAGCGCCCCCCGCACGGAGAGATTTTTTTCTGATGACAGAGGTTTTCGACCTGTTCGGGAACCCCGTTGAGGCGGGGACCGGCAAGCCCGGACGGCCCCGCAAGGACGCCACGCCGGAAGATCGCAACAAAGTCAAGATGTTACTGGCGTTCGGCTGGTCCAACGAACGGATGGCCCGAACGCTCCGCATGTCGTTGCCGACATTTCGGCGCAATTTTTTTCAGGAGCTCGAAGAGCGCGACGCGGCCCGCGACATGCTCGACGCCCGCCGGATCGAGATCGCCATGGGCCTCGCCAACGACGGCAATGTCGGCGCGCTGAAGGAGTTGGGAAAGATGCTGGAAAAATCGGACCTGATGGGGATGGAGCGCCGGTTGCGTGATGCGCAGTCGGATGAGAAGTCCAAGGACGATCTGGTCACCGCAGCGGCTCCGCAACCCGGTAAGAAGGAAGCGGCGAAGGCGGCGGCGAAAACGGCTGGCGACGGAAGCCTCTGGGGCGATGACCTGAAACCCGGCATCCACTGATGACGGCCCCCATACGTTCGACCGCATGGTCAACGGCGGTCCCGGATTGGAAAGAGCGCATCCGCAAGGGGCGGTCGCTGATCCCGGACCTGCCGTTGCACGATGCCGTGGCCGAAAAGGCGTTGCGGATCTTCAAACGCCTCCGGGTGCCGGACATCATCGGCACCCCGACCTATGGCGACAGCTGCGGGGAATGGGTCTTTGACCTCGTCCGCGTGATCTTCGGATCCTACGATCCCGAGACCAAGCGCCGCGCGCTGCGGGAATTCTTCTTGCTGATCCCGAAGAAGAACGGCAAGTCCTCGATCGCTGCCGCGATCATCGTCACGGCGGCGATCCTGAACGAGCGGCCCGAAGCCGAACTGCTGCTGATCGCGCCGACGCAGAAGATTGCGGGAATCGCCTACAAGCAGGCCAAGGGCATCATCGCCCTGGATGATGATCTGGCGAAGCTGTTCCACGTCCAGAACCATCTGATGACCATCACGCACCGCAACACCGGCGCGATGATCCTTGTCAAAGCGGCCTCGCCGGACGTCATCACCGGCTCGAAATCAACGTTCATCCTCATCGATGAGACGCACGTCTTTGCCCAGATGGCGAAGGCGTCGGAGGTGTTCGTGGAAATCCGCGGGGCCTTGGCCGCGCGGCCCGACGGGTTCCTCTTGCAGATCACGACCCAGTCGAAGAAGCCGCCTGCCGGTGTCTTCAAGGCTGAACTGACCAAGGCGCGTGAAGTGCGGGACGGCGTTCGGGCCTTCCCGATGCTGGCGGTTCTTTATGAATTGCCGCCCGAGGATGCCAACGATGGCGGGTGGAAAAAGCCGGAGAACTGGGGCCGGGTCAATCCGCACCTGGGGCGGTCGGTCGATCCCGAATGGCTTCGCGACGAGGTGGAGACGGCGGAACTGGAAGGGCCGGAAAAGCTGGCGCTGATCGCCTCCCAGCATTTCAACGTGGAGATCGGCCTCGGCCTTCATGCCGATCGGTGGCCCGGCGCCATCTACTGGCGCGAGGCCGCGCTTGAGAAGATGACGCTCGACCGCCTGATTGACAGCTGCGACGTGGCGACTGTCGGGATCGACGGCGGCGGGTTGGACGACCTCATGGCCTTGGCGGTGATTGGTCGGCACCGGAAATCGCGGGCGTGGATCCACTGGGCCCGTGCCTGGGCGCAGCCGGACGTGCTGGAACGCCGGAAAGAGATCGTGCCGCGCCTGCGGGACTTCGAACGCGATGGCGATCTAGTGTTCTGCCAGTCGTCCGAGCAGCAGGAGGCGGAGGTCGCGGACATCTGCGAAAAGCTGTTCCTCGCGGGCGTCCTGCCCGAGGCGAACGGCATCGGCCTCGACAGCGCGGGAATCGCCACTTTGCTCGATGCCCTAGCATCGCGCGGGATGGATCAGCCGCTGGTGACAGCGGTGACGCAGGGCTGGAAACTGCAAGCGGCGGTTCTGACGCTGCCCCGGAAGCTGAAGGACAAGACCATGCGCACCTCGGGCCAGCCCCTGATGGATTGGGCCGTGGGCAACGCCAAGGTCGAACTGCGGGGGAGTAACTACCTGATCACGAAGCAGGCGTCCGGCGCAGCGAAGATCGACCCGCTCATGGCGACGTTTAACGCGGCGATGCTGATGTTTCTGAACCCGCAGGCCAAGCCCAGCTTGGACGAATTTCTGAATGACCCAATCATGGTGGTGTGATGTCGATCATTACAAAGTTGGCATCGACACTGCCCGCCCGGGTGCGGTCTGAGGTCTATGAGGTCGAGAAGGAAAAGCGGACTCGCGAAGGTGGAGGCGCAGATGTGCTGTCGCGGATATTCGGTCGCCGGTCCGCTGCCGGAAAGCCGGTCAACCTTCAGACCGCCATGCAGCTGTCGGCGGTTTGGGCCTGCGTCCGACAGACCGCCACGGTGATCTCATCCCTGCCGCTGTCGGTCTATGACAAGCGCGACAACGGATCGCGGGACACGGTGGCGGATCGGTTTGCCGAAGTGCTGACCGTTTCGCCCAATGCCGATCAGACCGGCATGGAATTCTGGGAAGGCATGGTTGCGTGGCTGATGACCAACGGCAATTGCTATGCCGAACGGACGGACGGGCGGCTTGGCCTGTCGCAGCTGCGCACCCTGCCGTCGATCTCGACCGAACCGTTTCGGAACGCAGATGGCGATCTGATGTATCGCGTCCGGGATAGGGGAAAGACCGAAGTCCTCCCGCGCGACAAGGTGTTCCATGTCCGGGGCTTCGGCTTCGGTTCGGATGTCGGCCTGTCGCCCATCACCTTCGGGGTGCAGACGATGGGCACGGCGCTGGCGGCGGAGGAAAGCGCGGGCAAGATCTTCGGCAACGGCATGCAGGTGTCGGGCATCCTAAAGGCCGGTCAGACGCTGACGGCGGAACAGCGGGTTCAGGCCCGCAAGATGCTGGAAGCCTATCGCGGGTCCGAGGCGGCGTGGAAGGTGATGGTGCTGGAGGCCGGTCTCGACTTCCAGACGCTGACCATGAACCCCGAAGATGCGCAGATGCTGGAGACGCGGCGATTCTCGGTCGAGGATATCTGCCGCTGGTTCGGGGTGCCGCCCATCGTTGTCGGCCATGCGGGCCAAGGCCAGACCATGTGGGGATCGGGCGTCGAGCAGATCATGATCGCTTGGATGAACACCGGCCTGAACCCGATCCTGCGGCGCATCGAAGGCCGGGTTCGCAAAGACCTGATCGCCCCCGGTCAACGCATCAAACGCTACGCCGAGTTCAACCGGGAGGGCATCCTCCAGATGGACAGCAAGGCCAAGGCCGAATTCCTCACCAAGCTAGTGAGCAACGGCATCATGTCGCGCAATGAGGCGCGGGAAAAACTCAACCTCGCCCGCCGCGATGGGGCGGACGATCTGACGGCACAGACGGCGATGGCCCCGGTGCAGGATCTCGGAAAAGAGGATACGCCATGACGCTCCGCACACTTCCCAAGGCCGATATCGCGTCCCGTCCGGGTCTGCGCAGCGATGTGACGCCCAAGTCGCTGTCACGCTGGAACCCGGACGTGCGGGCGGCGGCGGATGAGACCGAAGCAACAATCTCGATCCTCGATCCGATCGGCATGGATTATTGGGGCGACGGCGTCACGGCCAAGCGGATCACAGCGGCCCTGCGGTCGATCGGGGATCGCGATGCTGTCGTGAACGTCAATTCCCCCGGCGGCGACTTTTTCGAAGGGCTGGCCATCTACAACGCGCTGCGCGAGCATAAGGCCAAGGTGACGGTCAACATTCTGGGCGTTGCCGCCTCCGCCGCCTCGGTCATCGCCATGGCGGGGGATGAAATCCGCATCGCCCGCGCGGGCTTCCTGATGATCCACAACACGTGGGTCGTCGCCGCCGGGGATCGCAACGCCTTCATCGAGGTGGCCGATTGGCTGGCCCCGTTCGATGACGTGTCTGCCGACATCTACGCCGCCCGCACCGGGATCGCGAAGGACAAGATCGCGGCCATGCTTGACCGCGAAACGTGGATCTCCGGTTCGGCGGCTGTCGAACAGGGCTTTGCCGATGGCTTGCTGTCGGCGGATGAGATCGACGCGGGCAGCGATGCGCAGCAGAGCGGCGGCAGCGCCCGCGCGGAAAAGAGATTTGATGTGCTGGCCCATAAGGGCGGCATGTCGCGGGTGGAAGCGCGTCAGCTTCTGACCGACCTGAAAGGGGGCAAGCCCGGTGCTGCCTCGGACATCACGCCCGGTGCTGATGTCGCCCAGGGGCTTCGCAGCTTCTTGGAAAGCCTGAAATCCATCTGAGGAACATGACATGAAGAAATCCCTGATGCCGCTGGCAAGCCTGGCGGCGCTTATGGCTGCGCAACCCGTGGCCGTGATCGGTTCGGTTCGGGCCGATGCCGGTGGTGGCGATGTCGCGCAGCTGATGAAAGACGTGAAAGCGCAGCTGGATCGCGTCACCGGCGAGACGAACAAGACCGCCGAGAATGCACTGAAGGAAGCGCAGAAGGCAGGTGCCCTAACGGCGGAGACGAAAACCTCGGTCGATCAGCTGCTGAATCAGCAGGGGGTTTTGCAAACGGCGTTCGACAAGCTGGAAAAGCATATCGAGGGCATGGATGCGAACCACCTCGAACTCGAACAGCGTCTTGGTGGCAAGCGGGGCGACGGCGGCGATCTTCGCCAGACCCTCGGCATGGCCATCGCGCAGCATGACGGGGTCAAGGGCTTCACCAAGGGCAGCCTGACCTTCACCGTCAGCAACGCGATCACCACCGGTTCGGCCTCGGCCGGCGCGCTGAAGGTGCCGCAGCGCGAGACCGAAATCGTCGGCCTGCCGCGCCGCCAGTTCTTCGTCCGCGATCTGCTGTCGCGCAACACCACCGACACCGACCTGATCCAATATGCGCGCCTGAAAACGCGGGATCTGAAAGCGGCCCCGGTCGAAGAGACGACCATCAAGCCGATGTCGAACCTCGAATACGAAGAAGCGGATGCAAAGGTCGTCACGCTGGCGCACTGGATCCCGGTGTCGCGCCAGGCGATGGACGATATCCCGCAGCTTCAGGGCGAGATCGACAACGAGCTGGTCTACGGCCTCGACCTGACCGAAGAAAACCAGATCCTGTCGGGGGACGGCGAAGGGCAGAACCTGCCGGGGCTGATCACCAACGCCACGGCTTACAGCGCGGCCTATGAGCCGGAAGGCTCCACCCGGATCGACCGCCTGCGCTTTGCCATGCTGGAGGCCAGCCTTGCCGGTTATCCGGCGGATGGCATGGTGCTGAACGAGATCGAATGGGCGCTGATCGAAACGACCAAGGACAACGAAGGCCGCTACATCTTCGCCAATCCCCTTGGTCTGGCCGGTCCGGTTCTGTGGAGCCGCCCGATCGTCGCCACGCCGCAGATCGCGCAGGGCGACTTCCTGACCGGGGCGTTCCGCGTGGCGGCCACGATCTATGACCGCATGGACACGGAAATCGCGATCTCCAGCGAAGACCGCGACAACTTCGTCAAGAACATGCTGACGGTGCGGGCCGAAAAGCGGCTGGCGCTGGCCATCAAGCGCCGCGCCGCGCTGGTTCACGGCTCGTTCGCCGTCGCCTGATTCCCCGGTGGGCGCGTGATCGCGCCCGCCGTTTCCCATGGTTCGACACAGGAGAGATCAGATGTCGAAAGTGACCATCACCCCCATGCGCCAGTCCACGGGCGTCTATGGGACCATCCAAGCCTACCAGCCGGTGGAGGTGGACAGCGATCTGGCGAAGAGGCTGCTTAAGACGGGCAACTGGATCAATGGCAAAGTTGCCAAGGAAGATCTGCCGAAGATGTTCGCGCTTCCGATCGGTGCCACGATTTCGGAGATCGCGCAGGATCCCGAACAGGTGCTGGATGCGGAGCATCTTGCGGCGGAAGTCGAACGCCTTGGCAAACAGGCCGAAGGGCTGGATGCCCGCGAGGCGGCGCTGAATGACCGGCAAGCCGAACTCGATACCCTCTTGGCCAATCAGACTGCCGAAGGCCAGCGCCTGACCGCATGGGCAGAGGAACTTGGCGGGCGGGACAAGGTGCTGACCGATCTCGGCACTGATATCGACGCCCGCGAAAAGGCGCTGCAAGATGCCGAGTCGAAGCTCGCAACGGATCGCGAGGCCCATGACAAGGTCGTGGTCGATGCGGCCGCCGCTGCGAAGGCGAAGAAGTGATCGTCGATCTGAGCCTGCTGAAGACGCACTGTCGCATAGACCACGACGCCGAAGACATGGTTCTTTTCGCGTATGCCGAGGCGGCGCAGGCGCAGATCGAACATTGGATCGGTCGCCGTGTCTATGCGCGGGCGTCCGACCTTCCTCCAGCCGGTTCACCATCTCACGACCCGTACCAGCTGGTGGCCGATGCTTCGATCACCGTTGCGGTCCTGATGCTGGTGGGCCGCATGTATGATGATGAGCGGACCGGCGGGGCAAATGTCGGATTCAATGCAACGCCGCCCGCCGCCGTGCAGAGCATTCTGGCGGGCTATCGCGTGTTCCGGTCCTTGTCGGACGAATAGGCCATTCCGCCATGATGGGAGGCAAGTGAGATGAACAGAACCGCAGCTATGGACCGCCGTGTCCAGTTTTTTCGCGGAACGATGATCGATGACGGGCACCAGTCCCGTGTTTCGGACTTCCGCCCGCACGGGTTCCCGGTATGGGCGCAGAAGTCGCCGGTCAGCGATGGGGAGCGGTTTCGCGCGGACGCGGTGGCGCGGGACAACACCGATCGATTTCAGGTGCGTTGGTCAGCGTTCACCTCCGCGATCACCGCGGCGGATCGCCTGAAATGCGAAGGTGTCACCTATGGCATCAGCGGGATCAAGGAGATCGGACGCCGGGAGCGGCTGGAGATCACCGCGCATCGGCTGTCGCCATGACGTTCCGCATCGACGGCGACAAGGCGCTGATGCACGCGTTGCAGCAGATCGGACGGCGCAGTACGCAGATCGCCGTGACGCGCCGGGCGCTGCAAAAGGCGGCGGAGCCGATGCGGGTCAAGGCCGAGCAATACGCGCCCATCGGCCCCACGGGAAACCTGTCGAGCGGTATCAAGATCAGCGTGCGGGCCAAGGGAGAGGTCGGACGCGCCGCCTATGCGGCCACCATGCGGGAAACGGGGGGCGACAAGGCGGCGGCGGTGGCCGCGCTGCGGACGGCGCGGCGGACGTTCCGCGCCCTCAACCCACCCGCAATGCTCTACCTCGGCCCGGTGCAGGCATTGTTCTACGCCCACTTTGTCGAGTTCGGTACCAGGCCCCATCCCAATAAGGGGCGCTTTACGGGAACGCAGCATCCTGGCACCGCGCCCGATCCGTTCCTGCGCCCCGCCTTTGACGAGGAGGCGCAGGCGACAATTGCGCGCGTTGCCCGTCTGATCTGGACAGAAATCGAGAAGAACGCCACGCGCACAGCACGACGGAGGGCCAGAGCCGGTGGAAGTTGAACTGAGGCGCATGGTCATGGCCGCATTCGCGCTGCCGCCGATCGCGGTGAATTGGGGCGAAGCGGCCACGGATCAGCATGAAATCCACATCGTCCTGCACCTTATCAGCTGGGTCAGCGGGCACACGATGCAGGGGCCGGATGGGCTG includes:
- a CDS encoding head-tail connector protein, coding for MIVDLSLLKTHCRIDHDAEDMVLFAYAEAAQAQIEHWIGRRVYARASDLPPAGSPSHDPYQLVADASITVAVLMLVGRMYDDERTGGANVGFNATPPAAVQSILAGYRVFRSLSDE
- a CDS encoding phage portal protein yields the protein MSIITKLASTLPARVRSEVYEVEKEKRTREGGGADVLSRIFGRRSAAGKPVNLQTAMQLSAVWACVRQTATVISSLPLSVYDKRDNGSRDTVADRFAEVLTVSPNADQTGMEFWEGMVAWLMTNGNCYAERTDGRLGLSQLRTLPSISTEPFRNADGDLMYRVRDRGKTEVLPRDKVFHVRGFGFGSDVGLSPITFGVQTMGTALAAEESAGKIFGNGMQVSGILKAGQTLTAEQRVQARKMLEAYRGSEAAWKVMVLEAGLDFQTLTMNPEDAQMLETRRFSVEDICRWFGVPPIVVGHAGQGQTMWGSGVEQIMIAWMNTGLNPILRRIEGRVRKDLIAPGQRIKRYAEFNREGILQMDSKAKAEFLTKLVSNGIMSRNEAREKLNLARRDGADDLTAQTAMAPVQDLGKEDTP
- a CDS encoding phage major capsid protein; amino-acid sequence: MKKSLMPLASLAALMAAQPVAVIGSVRADAGGGDVAQLMKDVKAQLDRVTGETNKTAENALKEAQKAGALTAETKTSVDQLLNQQGVLQTAFDKLEKHIEGMDANHLELEQRLGGKRGDGGDLRQTLGMAIAQHDGVKGFTKGSLTFTVSNAITTGSASAGALKVPQRETEIVGLPRRQFFVRDLLSRNTTDTDLIQYARLKTRDLKAAPVEETTIKPMSNLEYEEADAKVVTLAHWIPVSRQAMDDIPQLQGEIDNELVYGLDLTEENQILSGDGEGQNLPGLITNATAYSAAYEPEGSTRIDRLRFAMLEASLAGYPADGMVLNEIEWALIETTKDNEGRYIFANPLGLAGPVLWSRPIVATPQIAQGDFLTGAFRVAATIYDRMDTEIAISSEDRDNFVKNMLTVRAEKRLALAIKRRAALVHGSFAVA
- a CDS encoding HNH endonuclease; amino-acid sequence: MAPRLKAMPSLLPAAPSALPSISSDWSKKRDQAVSWRKWYHTARWQKLRKGVLVRDLFTCQRCGRIEGNTSLLVADHKEPHRGDETLFWDAGNLQCLCQSCHSSDKQQEERRL
- a CDS encoding terminase large subunit encodes the protein MTAPIRSTAWSTAVPDWKERIRKGRSLIPDLPLHDAVAEKALRIFKRLRVPDIIGTPTYGDSCGEWVFDLVRVIFGSYDPETKRRALREFFLLIPKKNGKSSIAAAIIVTAAILNERPEAELLLIAPTQKIAGIAYKQAKGIIALDDDLAKLFHVQNHLMTITHRNTGAMILVKAASPDVITGSKSTFILIDETHVFAQMAKASEVFVEIRGALAARPDGFLLQITTQSKKPPAGVFKAELTKAREVRDGVRAFPMLAVLYELPPEDANDGGWKKPENWGRVNPHLGRSVDPEWLRDEVETAELEGPEKLALIASQHFNVEIGLGLHADRWPGAIYWREAALEKMTLDRLIDSCDVATVGIDGGGLDDLMALAVIGRHRKSRAWIHWARAWAQPDVLERRKEIVPRLRDFERDGDLVFCQSSEQQEAEVADICEKLFLAGVLPEANGIGLDSAGIATLLDALASRGMDQPLVTAVTQGWKLQAAVLTLPRKLKDKTMRTSGQPLMDWAVGNAKVELRGSNYLITKQASGAAKIDPLMATFNAAMLMFLNPQAKPSLDEFLNDPIMVV
- a CDS encoding HK97-gp10 family putative phage morphogenesis protein, with the translated sequence MTFRIDGDKALMHALQQIGRRSTQIAVTRRALQKAAEPMRVKAEQYAPIGPTGNLSSGIKISVRAKGEVGRAAYAATMRETGGDKAAAVAALRTARRTFRALNPPAMLYLGPVQALFYAHFVEFGTRPHPNKGRFTGTQHPGTAPDPFLRPAFDEEAQATIARVARLIWTEIEKNATRTARRRARAGGS
- a CDS encoding head maturation protease, ClpP-related, which encodes MTLRTLPKADIASRPGLRSDVTPKSLSRWNPDVRAAADETEATISILDPIGMDYWGDGVTAKRITAALRSIGDRDAVVNVNSPGGDFFEGLAIYNALREHKAKVTVNILGVAASAASVIAMAGDEIRIARAGFLMIHNTWVVAAGDRNAFIEVADWLAPFDDVSADIYAARTGIAKDKIAAMLDRETWISGSAAVEQGFADGLLSADEIDAGSDAQQSGGSARAEKRFDVLAHKGGMSRVEARQLLTDLKGGKPGAASDITPGADVAQGLRSFLESLKSI
- a CDS encoding phage head closure protein, whose protein sequence is MNRTAAMDRRVQFFRGTMIDDGHQSRVSDFRPHGFPVWAQKSPVSDGERFRADAVARDNTDRFQVRWSAFTSAITAADRLKCEGVTYGISGIKEIGRRERLEITAHRLSP
- a CDS encoding resolvase — protein: MTEVFDLFGNPVEAGTGKPGRPRKDATPEDRNKVKMLLAFGWSNERMARTLRMSLPTFRRNFFQELEERDAARDMLDARRIEIAMGLANDGNVGALKELGKMLEKSDLMGMERRLRDAQSDEKSKDDLVTAAAPQPGKKEAAKAAAKTAGDGSLWGDDLKPGIH